One genomic window of Thermomicrobiales bacterium includes the following:
- a CDS encoding ABC transporter permease, producing MSAGTFAAGSGGLRQAITDGWLVAWRNLKRVPRIPEMAIFMIMQSIMFVLLFAFVFGGAIPLPGGGSYREFLLPGIYAQTIVFASSITAVGMVDDVSKGIIDRFRSLPMARSAVLSGRAMFDLVYQLGILVVLMVSGYAVDWRWHEGFWNLLAGIGILLLFVFAMSWVGIYIGLSLRTVESAQQVGFMVIFPLTFVSNAFVPMSTLPSWLRPVAEWNPVSTLTSSIRELWGNPNPYATDNFPSEHPIVMTLIWVVIIIAVFAPLGVRKYRNISR from the coding sequence ATGAGCGCCGGAACATTTGCCGCCGGCTCGGGTGGGCTGAGGCAAGCGATCACGGATGGCTGGCTGGTGGCATGGCGGAACCTGAAGCGGGTGCCGCGCATCCCCGAGATGGCCATTTTCATGATCATGCAGTCGATCATGTTCGTGCTGCTCTTCGCGTTCGTGTTTGGCGGAGCGATCCCGCTGCCGGGCGGTGGATCCTACCGGGAGTTCCTGCTGCCGGGCATCTACGCTCAAACGATCGTGTTCGCATCGTCCATCACCGCCGTGGGGATGGTTGACGATGTCAGCAAGGGAATCATCGATCGCTTCCGTTCGCTGCCGATGGCTCGATCAGCGGTGCTGAGCGGGCGTGCGATGTTCGACCTGGTCTACCAGCTCGGCATCCTGGTTGTGCTGATGGTCTCCGGCTACGCCGTCGACTGGCGTTGGCACGAAGGATTCTGGAACCTGCTGGCGGGAATCGGCATCCTGCTCCTGTTCGTGTTCGCGATGAGCTGGGTGGGCATCTACATCGGGCTTTCGTTGCGAACGGTGGAATCGGCCCAACAGGTCGGCTTCATGGTCATCTTCCCGCTTACGTTCGTGTCGAACGCATTCGTGCCGATGTCGACCCTGCCGTCCTGGCTGCGCCCGGTTGCGGAGTGGAACCCGGTCAGTACGCTGACCTCGTCGATTCGCGAACTCTGGGGGAACCCGAATCCGTACGCGACCGACAATTTCCCGTCTGAGCATCCGATCGTGATGACCTTGATTTGGGTCGTGATCATCATTGCGGTGTTCGCGC